TGATGTGGTAGCCAACGTGATCCTGCAAACAAGGCTGCCCACCCACCAAGGAGGGTGTCTACCTCTACCAGCGACCCAAGACTCCTGAAGTGGAGGGCCAGGTAGGTCACAGAGTGCTCATGCCTTCCAGAACCACTTCCATTGCCATGGGTGTGGGTTTGGGCCACAGGGCCCAGCCCTGGTCATCACAATGACCTTTGATGCTCATTCTCTGAGGACATGTGGGTGAACCCTGGGCTGGCATCCTGCAGGGGGATGTCGTCTCCTGAGTGTTGGGGGGAGCCCTGTCCAGAGATGCACCCCTTGGCCTACAACAGGAACAAGGGGAGCCCCTGCTAGGCccgaccacccccaccccaggggtcaGAGAGCCTCATTTCTCCCTATGCTCCCCAGAAGACCCCAGAGGAGCTCTTTGCTAAGGGCAGGGTGGAACGAGGGGCCCCTGCCAGCAGGCCTTCCTCCTGCCCAACTGTCAATCCATGTTGGTACCTAGTCAAACACTTAGAGGCAATGCAGGTTTTAGTCACTGcctgtttttatttgaaattcttgatttagaattgttttcaaagagaggaaaataattgAATTAACATGTCGAAAGAGCTCATATTATAGAAATTGAAGACCTGAAACTAAATTAAtactagtaaaaaaaataaagacaggccAGCAGAACTTTGGAAAATTTAATAGATTAAAAGTGGGAGTGGGGGGTAGGCAAGGAGAAAGAACGTATCTTTAgctttcatttattctaatagtcaCATTTGTGCTTCACCACAAAGTTGTTTTACAGTAGAACAGATTCATTAAGGAGCCAGTTATTTCCAAATGAAATCAAAgttggaaatgctttcaggtcaAGTTTTCCTTCTGAGGAATGGTttcttggtgggggtggggtgggggatcaatatgtaaaataaaaatggaaacaccgTTTCTCAAATACTTAAATTGCAGCCAGAGTAATGAGATGACCACTATTTATAGAGCACTTATCTGTTTAAACCACTTTTTTCCAGGTCAAAGGCAACAGCTAAGCTATgacctggagaaagaaaagataaatgaaaaaaagagaaagaccacCACAACTTAGAGCAATTCAATCCCTTCACTGGTTTTTAGCAGGAATCAGGGAACTCTGCTCCAGCTGAGGCTGTGGGCATGCCCCGAGGGCTGAAAGCAAGGACCATGAGTAAGGGACCTCAGAGACGGCCTCCTCTTTCCCCAAATCACGCACACAAACTGCTGTCTTGGCTGTCCACTTGCAGGTGAAACCTGGTAATTCTTAAGTAACTCTAAACAGACCTAAAGTGACAGTGTCCCTGTCAGAGCCAGTAACTAAAAGCCAGCATgttgcaattattttattttctaatcagaCAACGGTCCCAACCTAtggctttcttccctttttacgCAGTGACTGTCCTTCTCCAGAGAAAGCGACGAATCTGCCTCCAGCTTCATCCTGAGTGTGAAGAGAAAATACCATTTTCAGAAACTCCTTGGAAGTTTAATAAGAAATGCTTTATTCTGTTGACTCATGTACCATCTGCCCATTTTCCTTACTCCCACATTCATAATAAGAAATGTCTTTGAAATAGAAATGCAAGTTATCATCTACtgaattgaaaacaaaaccaTGGAATCACAACTCTGTCTACCACAGCCTTTTTTCTCAGGTTGAGTATATATCCTTTTGCAAAGGTATCACATtttcaatgtaaaaaatataaaatacacccCCTAAAAGAAAAACCATGCCAAAGAACATTTCCAGTCACTGTTCTATATATGCTTACATAAACTATTTTCCTACTTAATTCCCCAATCTCAAGGCAGTGTGCTGCTCTCGTTCCCAGTAATTCCATTCCGTGGGCAGGCAGTTCTGCCATCAGCTGTTACTTCCAAATCTGCAGTATTCAAGCTGCCCTGGTGGGCAGCTGAATGTCTCTGCACACAACTTTGATTTTCCCTAGAGGTTGAACTCCTCGTTAGAAGGATGCTCTTATTTTTGAGGCTTTTTAAAATGGTGATTCAGCAGCTCTCACTCTACCAAGCTATCCTCCCACCAGCAGAAAGACGGCTTGTTTTTTCTGAACCCTTGAAAACAGCAGGCATCTTTCCAAGAGCTTTGCTGCTAGTCAGGGGAAGTGTCTGTGGAAGAGGATCCCAAGCTCCCCAGCACGCCCTCCCCCAACACCCGGCCCACCGCCTAACGCAGCTGGTGTTTCCAGTGGGGCCCATACAAGGTTCACATGGTGGTGACCACGCAAAGGTGAGTCGTGACTGAGCCAGGCAGCCTTCCCTTCCTTCAGGGCCCTCCGTCTGTCCTGCTGTCAACACCGGAGCCTGGCTTTTCTCTTGTGAACACTTCACCCGCTTGAGGAAGGTGCGTCTTCTGGGACCTTCGGGCTGTCCCACCTGGATGGGCTGCTGCCCCAGGGCTGCACATTGCTGTGGGGATGCCCTGCTTCCTGGGTCTAAGGCTTTCTGACTTCTTATTCCTTCAATTCAGTGGGTATGTCTTCAgcagcttcctgagaaagggtgCGTGAAGAGATCTTCAGGGACTGAGAATACCTACCTCTCCTCTCACACGGCTCACTGACAGGGTGGTTGGTGTTAGATTGCTAGGAATGCCAGAACAAATCACCacaggctgggggcctggggagaCATTCACCTCCTCAAAGCCTGGAGGCTCGGAGCCAGAGATCCAGGTGCCGGCAGTGTGGTCTCTCCTGAGGCCCCTCTCTGGGGCCTGCAGGGGCTGCCTTCTCGCTTTGTCCTCAGGCCTTTCCTGTGTCCACATCGCAGAGGGGAACGTGGCCCATCTTAGTGCCCTCCTTTTAACGCCTTTCTgtaaaggccttatctccaaatagaATCACATTTTGAGGTgctggggttagggcttcaacacaggaatttgggggacacaattcagctcatagAATTGGGCAAAGAATTCTGAGGACCCTGCTCCACTATGTCCTGGCTTGTGTCTGGCTAAGATGGTGCCATTCGTGACCTGTGGTAGAATCTCCACCTCCTGGAGGCTTTAGCGTCTTTCCTTTACCCCAATTTGGAGTTGTTTCCATCCACTGTGCTGGATGCTCGGTGGCCCCTTCTGACCTGCCAACGCGGGCCCCTCCGTTTGGAGCAATTATTTCCCTGGTGGTTTCTGCCCCTTTGGTGTCTCTGATCTCCCGTGACTGGGGTGTTGGTACTGGAAACCTGCCTGTGGCCTTCACTCCGGGTGAGCAGGCTGGGGCCTTGCCTGGGCTCGACTGGTCAGAGAAAGCTCCTCCAGCTGCAGCCAGCCCACCCGCTGCCAGTGTGTGGAGCCGAGTGGGGAGGGGACGCCAAGGGTGGCGGACTGTTACCGCCGTGCTGAGGGCTGTCTGGGGACTCTGTGATGCCATCCCGTCTCTTGGGGGTGAGGCCAAGTGCTCTGGGACAGATGCTCAGCCTTCACCCCAGGTCCTGCCCCCTGGCTGCCCCACAGCCAGCTTGGGACGGGACATGGCTCTCCATGGTCTATCAAGTCAGGTGCCCTTGGCCTCCTGCTCCGGGGCTCCCAGAACTCTGCCTCACTGTCCCCGTCACCTTGTCACCTGTGCCCCAGGACAGGCAGCGTGAGCGCACCTGAAGGCCCACCTCAGTCACACGTCTCTCCCTGGACGTCTATTCACGGACACCCCAGCCTCCCCATCCCTGCAACAATCAAGGACGAGAGGGCCAGAGGACACAGGCCTGAGCCAGCAGCCAGGCTGGGGGCAAGCAAAGGCCTGGTGGGAACCACGTCAGCTCCTGAGATTGGAAAGGTGCCAACACGGTGTCAACTTGAGGAACGTTAAAGCCAGGAGGGGCTGTGAGTCTCTgaaccaccccacccccttggtCCCTGAGGGACCGAGCATCGAGAAAAGCAACGAGGAGAGCGAGGATTTGAGGTGGGGTGTTCTAGAACCACCAGCAGTTATGGGTGCCGGGCGGGGTGGGCGGTCTAATGgcaggctgtgccgggtcttttGAGCAAGTTTCCAGCACCTGGGAGAAGTGCCCACAAGATGGaacctcccctccctgccccccgggCCGCAGGAGGCAGTGTCTGGAGTGCGGAGGCACTGAGGTGGCCGTGCAGTGGTCAGGAGTTCTGCCCCTGACCTCCATGCACCCTCATGCTCACTCCTGGGAAATGCAAACAATCACAGCAGCTGCCCCACGAGACTGTCCTGGGgattaaatatttcagtatagaGCACGTGGCCTGGGGCCTGACACCTGGCAAGGGCTCAGGGAGCTGAAACCTTGCTGGTCACTGCCGCGAGGGGACACCAGAGCCCGCACAGCCTCGACAGTTGGAccactggggagaggaggggcccCAGAACGCAGAAAAATATGACAGAAACACCCTCATTCAGAATGGAAAGACTCTCCTCAGTCACCAGTAGCCAATGAAACTTGTCACGACCCGTGAAACATACTCACCTCTTCAACCTTTTTGACCAGTGGACGTGAATTTCTGATGAACGTGATCTTACCAAGTTTAAATTCATAGTTGGGAATTCCTCTATAAAGAAGACAGAGCAGAAGAAATGTTAGTGTCAGGAGAAGGGACTAAAATCCATTTGTGACCATCTGGTCCATGGCTGTACCAACCCCCCAGCCTCAGGCCAGCCCACGGGTGCCCCCTAGCACCCCCCCAGGAGGGAACGGAAGGCAGCTGGGGCAGGGTCTGCAGGCTCAGGACCTCACCGTCTGTGTCCTCCAGCCTCACATGCCCCCCTGCAAGGGCTACACATGCACTGAACTCACTTCACTCCCTAAGAGGCTGGGTGCAAACCCGTTTCGGGCATTCTCCGTGTGCTCTCACATGGTCAACAGGGGACAGATCTCATCCCTGCCACAACCATGCAGGCCACCAGAGGAGGTACTCTGCTGAGAGTCCCTGGACCAAACAATACAAACACAACTAAGTGAGGCAGCTCCTGCCTCCTCCTGAGGGAAGTGGATCAGTTATTTGAAGTCACAAAGGAGGAAAATGGGCATATTATATTACTAAGTCGGAACCAGAAAGGTCAGAAGTAGGAGAGAGATCCAATCAGGGGCCGGTGGGGCTGGACTGCGGGGGTCTTGGGGAGAAGCCTGGCGATGACGGGGGGGCACCGATGCGCTTCTGCCACGCTGTGTTCCAGCCCACCGAGGAGGGCGGCGGGGCACCCATGCCCCCAGAGCTGAGTGAGGCTACCCCAGTGCGGGGCCTGGGTCGGGCGGAGCAGAGCCAGGGCAGACCCACCTCTTGATGTCTCCGGGCTTgattggggaggggctgggctctACACCTTTCTTCTTCCCGTCCAGTCTATTCCCGGAGCCGGAGAAGGCCTAGACAAGCAGGCAGGGGGGCCGTGAGCTGAGCCCCAAGGGTAGGAGAGAACCACCTCGGGACTGCAGCGCCCACGCCCTCTGGGggctgctgggagctgaggggagCTTCCTGGCCCAAGGATGGTGCCTCCACCTGTCTCAACCCCGGGGCGCCAGCTGCCAAGGAAGGGGTGACAGGTCCAGCTGGGCCCACGGCTAAGCTCTGCAGACCTGCCTCCCGGCAGTGGGCTGAGCCACGCCCACCGGCCCCTCCCCGTTTCCAGGGTGGACAGCAGTGCCGGAGCGTCAACATACAACTGAGTTTCCAACAGTGCAGGACACGGTTTAGAGAGAAACCAAGAGTGATCATATCTGGTGAATCTACGTGAAGAGTATATGTGTCTATTGTACTAGTTCAGCTTTCCGGTAggctagaaatttttaaaaagaagttgggGCTGCCTGACAGTTGTTGGGAGGATCCAGGAGAAAGTGGATGGAAAAGGGTTTGGAGACTGAGAAGGCGCCGGGTACACGCGTGCGGGGTCCCCCAGGCCTGCTCCCAGCTGAGGTTCCCAGGGTGTCACAGACAACGTGGCAGGAGGACAGACAGTCGCATGGCGGCACTCACGCGGAAGCCCAGCTCCCCGGCATAGCCGCTGTGGTCAGCTTCGCCTTCCTGGCAGAGACAGAAAAACGGGGATGAGCTTCTCAGTGGGGCCCCCAGCTCTTCCCTTGGGCTCCCTCACTGCTCCTGCTGTGCCCGCACCCCAACAGCTGGTACACACTGGGCCccgggagcagggctgggagggaagcAGAACGTGGCTGCCTCGGTACCAGTGGAGGCCAAACACCGCTGGGCGGCCAGGACATTGGGATGCGCTCCAAAGACCAATACCAGCGGTGGGGAGCTATGCAGAGCTCGGGAGGGACGCGGAGGAGCGACTTACGGCTGCCTCCTCATGCTGGGCTTGTCTCTCCGGCTCCTTGTAGCCCAGTGGAGCATCGAAGTCCACCTGTGTCCCCAAGAAGAAAGCACGATGAGACAGGGCCACACTCAGCCTCCGTGGCTTTTCTGTTCTAAATTGGGACAACTGTGGGTCCACATGCAGTTGTCGGAGCCGATACAGAAGGGGCCTTGTACAGTCCGCCCATTTCCCCGATGGTCACGTTTTACAAAACCACAGCAGAACATCGGCAAAGACAACCCAGCCCTCGTCCAGTCGTCCCCAGTTTACACGCACACGCGGGTTTGTGTTTTGTTCTCACAATCTGATCATCACTGCAGGTCGGtgcacccccgccccccaacccccgggTCGAGATCCTGAGCAGTTTCAGTTACCACAGGGACCCCTCCTTGTGGAAGACCGTGCCCTTTCATAACCACACCCTCTCCCTCCAGGCAACTTCACTGCCCTGGACCCCGGCAACCACTCCTCTAAACAGACCCAGACAGAACGGAACCCTTCTGCTGGGCATCCTTCCCTGGAGACCCAGCACGCTGGGCTGTCGTGCCCACTACTCGGAGCTGAGCAACCTTCCTCAGCCTCCAAGAAGACTCAGCCCCTCGCAGGGCTGAGACGCTGGTGGATCTAGCCATCTCAGAACCAGCAGCAACCCTGCCACCAATCACAAGGTCAGCGGCCTCCTCACAATGTTCCAGCACCATCTTCCTCCCCGTTCCCCCAAAGAGTCCCAGGGTTGCATGACACCCGCCCAGGGCCCCCAGCCGCCCTTCCTCCCGCGGCCACTCACGTTCATGTCACACTCGATGATGGACACAGCCCTGTCAGGCTTGGTCTCCATCACCCGCAGCTCATAGATCTGGGAGAGAGAAATCAGTCGGTTTTGTGGCAGCACTGGGCCCATCCATCACCACACGTGTCGCTGCAGCCCCCTACCCAGCTCCTGCACACACACGTCATTCACCTTCATGACACCCTCCCCAGCCACACCTCTTGCTGTGGAAGAGCAGCTGTGGGTGGCTGCCTTGATGCCTGTCACTTAGCTGACCACCTCTCATAAGCGATTCAAATCAGACAAGACAGTTATGCAGCAAATTGCAAAAGATTCAGTGTTTACTCCAGCAAAGTTCACTTCTAAGAATTAACTCTAAGTAAATAACTAGCTAAATACTGAAAGAGAAAGTGCTCTAAGAACGCCTGCTCCAGCACTGCTCATGGCAGCGTAGGCCGAAGACGCCCATCACTAGAATGGTTACATGAGTGGGGTGTATTCACGTGGGATCCCAGGCAGCCAGCATCCAGGAAAAGATGCTGAAAACCAGTTATGCTGCTGTGTCGAGGATGATCTCATGCATGTAAAACACGCACAAAGTCAAAAGGATAGGAACTAAAGGTGGCAGAATGGACTTTTTCCTGCATTGTTTTAGGTTCTTTCTCTCTACCTAGAGTATGTCTTGCTTTTATAATGAATGGTCAGGACAGTCCCACCATTGAAAAAACTGAACATGAAGGAGAGGGTCCCCCAAGTACAGTGAGAAGGCTTGATGTCCCCCGTCTGGCTTTACGTTTACTCACTAGTGACTAATAGAAAGGAATGTGTGTCACTGTGTGGATGCCCCACCACCTCTCCACACAACACGGGCTGCCTCCAGGGGTTCTGCTGCCACGGACAAGGCGGCATGAACATCCGTGTCCGTGGCTCCTGGGCATGTGGTCACCTTTACCAGTCAGAGTGTTTTCCAACTGCAGGTCGCAACTAACTAGTGAGTCATAAAACCAACTACGCTGCAACcagaactagaaaagaaaaatactggaaCACAGTACAGTAGAAATACTAGACTACGTTGCACGTAGTTAAGGCTAAGGACTTTTGTGATATTTATGGTATACTAGGTGTTGTCACAATGTATCTAAAACAGTAATCTTAAACTTTTACATATTCAACATGTATTTTTACTGATTTACCTTTACTGAAGTGTAGAGAACACCTGAATTCTAAATAACCCTCGAGACTTATTCTTTTCCAGTGTTCCAGGTGCCATCTTTTAAGCTGCATTTATTAAACACTGTTATGGATTTAAATGGCAATGTTTACCACAATTTACCTCACATTTGCCGGTTTATTGGTTCTTCCCACACCCTACTCTTTCCTTCTAGGCTAATGCTTATTCCTAAAGCACACGCTTGTGAAGTTTCACTGGTAAATAAATTCTCTCAGATTTTATCTGAATACATTTTGATTTTACCCTATTCTTTAAAGAAGGTTTGACGACAGTTACTTTCTCGCAGCCTCTGGAGCTCCTCTGCCCGGGGGGAAGCAACGTTTGCTGTTGACAGGCCTGCCGTGTGCTGTTCTTCTCTAAGTGCTGGATCTTCTCTGCTCATCTCTCCATGTCTGGTGCTCGGCACCTGTAACTACCCGGCCTGGTGGACACTAAACTCCCTGTAAGCGTGGGCTGTAGGCCAATTCTAGAACAACTCCACTCATCTCCTCACAGTAGTTCCAACCTCTGTTCTCTCCCGCTGGGGTTTTCACTGAGCACGTGTGGTTTTCTCAGGATCTCCCAAACCTCAGCTGCTCACGCTGCTGCCGTGCTTCTCTGTGCGGACACCTAAGTCACTCCTGCAGATTCAACTTCCCCTTCGCTAATTCTTTGTTGGCTGTTGTTTAACCCTCTGACTGCTTTTCAAATAATCCTGGATATTTTGGATAGACTTTTGCTGCCTGCtaaattttatgattccatttaaaaattttttttgaacattttttaccTAGTTATTTTATCTTTGCACCTGAAGGTCCCAATTGTGATTTCTTAGGGGCCTAAATCTGCTTTTGCTGTCTTTGCTTTGGGTGTCTGGTGGTCTTATAAGGAGTTCCTCTTTGCTGGTTCAATCTATAGCAACCCTGAGGGCTCAACGAAACTGGGGGTGCTGTTTTCAGAGAGCCTGGGATGAGGACAGCACCCACCTCTGCATCTATTTTGGCCCCTTTAAGGGCCCCAGTTTCATGTGGATGCCTTGATCCAGACCTTCCACCATGCACTGATGTGGTCATTTGCCCACAGCACACGCCTGCTGAGTCTTCTCAGAAGGGCCCTTCAGAGCGTCTAGTCTTCCGTACTTCCAAAAGCAGAAGCCCAGATGTGCATTTCAATTCTATGTACACCTGAGTAACTCACCTTCCCTTTCAGTGCAAAAAGGTCAACGATATCTTTCATCATCTATTTTTGTTTCAGCATTTTTTACTGCCTTAATATTTTAAGAACGATGACATTAAGGCTGCCTGTAATTAATCAAGAAAGcttgggattccctggtggcacagtggttaagaatctgcctgtcaatgcaggggacacgggtttgagccctggtccaggaagatcccacatgccgcggagcaactaagcccgtgctccgcaacaagagaagccaccacaatgagacgcaagcgcaccgcaacaaagagtagcccctgctcgctgtgactagagaaagcccacgcgcagcaatgaagacccaatgcagccaaaaaaaaaaaaaaaaagaacagcttaACGTATTCAGCTAAGTTAGACAATACCTAAAACGTCCCCACGAAGGTAAAGGGAACAAGATTATTTCTTAGTTTACGAAAAAATATAGAAGTGTGATTCAAAATCCACAAAATTGAACAGTAGGATTCTTAGTATCGGATGCTTCAAACAGAAGGAAACTGTCAGAGAACATGATGGATCCCTACGTGACACCTGGGAGTAACTGGCGTCTGATcctgtgtgtgtgagggagagagagagagagcgagcgagcATAGGCTCCTGTTCACGGCTGTGAGGGCCCCAGCATCCGAAAGGCTGAGACACTCACCTTCTCGTTGTAGTTGATGGCAATCACATCCCCAGTGGTCAGACACGCAAAGTTTCTCAATGCGTTTTCTAACCTGCAGACACTGTCAAGGCAACATAGCAAGATGGAGCCCTCAAATCTGAAACAAGTTTCCACAAGGCATTTAGAGGATCGGGTCACACTGTGTACCGGACAGACATGTGCCCAGCTGGGGCTCAAAGACATGTGGCCATTACTCAGCAACGAGAAGGAAGCAGCTCTAACACACAGTAATGGGGTGAACCTCACTCTGGGGAAGAACCAGCCACAGAGCGGTGAGACCCCCACCAAACCCCGAGAAAGGCAGATCTCTGAGGTGGGAGGCAGCCGAggctgctggggctgggggttggcTGAGGATGGGCATAAAGGGGCATGAAGGCCCTTCTGGGAGGACGGCCAAGCTCTGAATACACAGGGGATGCATCTGTCAAACTCGCTCAAGTGTACATTTTACtgcatgtaaattacacctcaacaagttgattttaaaaatcctacGGGAacacaggcagaaaaaaaatttgaaaaacatagaTAAGTCCCCTCAAAAGTCTCCCAAAAGcaaagatgttttcatttctacttttgttGTTTCTATCTTTTGGGTGATAACCCATATTTAGTGgtatgtttcaaataaaaatatttaataataaaaattttaaaggaaaaagtagcCTGTAAGCCCtttttataatagtaaataataataagttcTTAAAAACTGAGTAACCCAAATGCCCAGACAAGGGAATAATGCCCAAtcaaatggaatattttaatcACGTCACCCTTGTCAATTTACAGAATTGTTTTAAATACAAAGGTCAA
Above is a genomic segment from Balaenoptera musculus isolate JJ_BM4_2016_0621 chromosome 14, mBalMus1.pri.v3, whole genome shotgun sequence containing:
- the UFD1 gene encoding ubiquitin recognition factor in ER-associated degradation protein 1 isoform X1, which produces MFSFNMFDHPIPRVFQNRFSTQYRCFSVSMLAGPNDRSDVEKGGKIIMPPSALDQLSRLNITYPMLFKLTNKNSDRMTHCGVLEFVADEGICYLPHWMMQNLLLEEGGLVQVESVNLQVATYSKFQPQSPDFLDITNPKAVLENALRNFACLTTGDVIAINYNEKIYELRVMETKPDRAVSIIECDMNVDFDAPLGYKEPERQAQHEEAAEGEADHSGYAGELGFRAFSGSGNRLDGKKKGVEPSPSPIKPGDIKRGIPNYEFKLGKITFIRNSRPLVKKVEEDEAGGRFVAFSGEGQSLRKKGRKP
- the UFD1 gene encoding ubiquitin recognition factor in ER-associated degradation protein 1 isoform X2, whose product is MTVIMPPSALDQLSRLNITYPMLFKLTNKNSDRMTHCGVLEFVADEGICYLPHWMMQNLLLEEGGLVQVESVNLQVATYSKFQPQSPDFLDITNPKAVLENALRNFACLTTGDVIAINYNEKIYELRVMETKPDRAVSIIECDMNVDFDAPLGYKEPERQAQHEEAAEGEADHSGYAGELGFRAFSGSGNRLDGKKKGVEPSPSPIKPGDIKRGIPNYEFKLGKITFIRNSRPLVKKVEEDEAGGRFVAFSGEGQSLRKKGRKP